The Rhizoctonia solani chromosome 1, complete sequence sequence TCGAGGAGCTTAAAAAGGTGTGTACTTTATTAACATGTTTTGTTTATGTTTTTGTCTTTTTTTTGGAACTGAAAAAATCAATATTCGAACCTGGCTAATGATGATATGTACTACAGGAAGACGCGTTATTACAATCCCGGTTCGCCTCGTCTACCAAAAAACTCGCGCTGGAAACCAAGATGCGAGACGCGGCGCGATCTCTAACCACGCTCAACGCAACGAACAAGTCGGCATCGAAACAGACACAAGAGCAGCTCGAAGAGGCTATCCAGCGACTCGAAGCGGCCCAGGCGGACCATATGCAGATCCAAACGCGGCACGCCGAGGTCCAACGCAAGTTGCTCGAACATCGTGCTGGCGTTCTCAGCGCCGCGCTCCGCAAGACGGACGAGAGCCTTTCGGTTCCGCCAAGCAGTACGATGAGTCCGACGGATAGTTCGAGGACGAGCTTGAGTAAATTCGATGGTGCTCATTTCTTTGCTGGGCACGCCGAGTCGACTGGAGGTCCCCCGATGCCTATGCGTGCCGGTCCGTCGCCACAAGACATCCTACGCATGAAACAGGCGGAAGAGACGGCCAAGGCAGCTACTAAACGCGCAACCGAACTATCACGCGACCTTGGGCTGCTTAAACTCGAAAAGGCAGAGGCCGAGACGCGTGCAGCATTGGATATCCAACAGGCCGAGGAGCAGGTGGCTGAGCTGCGTAGTCAAATTGGGAAGCTCACTAGCAAGAGCCAGGCGTGGGAAAAGGAGAGGGAGGAGCTGCTTGAGGACGTGGCGCAGCGGGACAAGGAGATTGAGGAACTTCAAGACAAGCTCAATGCTGCCGAACGACAGGGTGGGAAAGCAGGGGGAGCATCCGCAACTGAAGTCGAGGCAGAACTTGAAGGAGCGCGTAAAGCCATCCGGGGTATCGTTCGCACACACCGAATCAACATGCAGCAATTCGCTTCGGCCGAGGGCGAGTCGGGTGTGTTTTCGGTTGCGAACATGGTAGCAGCCATCGGCTCCCACATCGAATTCCTGGATGAGACTAGAAAGGGTCTGGAAAAGGCAAAACGTGAAGCCGAGAGCGAGTCGCAGGATGCGAAGCAAGCCAAAGAAAAGATGCTCGCGCAATTGGACGAGAGTCGACAGGATACCCAGGAATCGCTGCGCCAAATAGCAACGCTAGAGCGCCAGATGATGGTCAGTCCTTTCCAAATTAACACACTTTCTGATGTTGACTTTCTCGGTGGTACCAGGAACAAACAGATCGTATTGTGGAACTTTCTCGATCGGAAAGTTCCGGTATGGCCAATATCCAAACTACGAGTGCCGAATTGAATCAGATCATGTCGGTGCTTATCGCCCTTTGGGCCATTTTACCTTCTGCAGAAGGACGGGCCGCCAAGCTCTCGAACACGCAGCAGAACCGAGACCCGCTTGCACCACACGTACTGGGCTCACCGCGCACACTTCGGCCAGCCAACGCACCTCCCCTTATCTCGGACGCGGACATCAAGAGCCTGCGCCAGCTCTACGACCCCAACGGGCCCTTCttatctccccctccacccgGAAAGTTCTCTATCGACGCGTTCAACGCCAAAGTCCGTGCGCTTGTGGCCGATGACCGCGCGATCATCGAGCGGCTGATCAAATTTGCGACCACCCACGAGCTTTTGAAAACGAATGCCGAAAAGGCGCAGAAGCTCGCGCAAGAGAGTACGATCAGTCTCAAGACGTATCAGGACCAAGTGCAAACCCTCGAAGAGAGGAACAATACGATGGCTTCGAGACAGACTGCTTTGTGAGTTTCCAGAAGTGTTTTCCGTTCACCTGGACGTCTTTCGGTCAGAAGTTC is a genomic window containing:
- a CDS encoding Up-regulated during septation protein, with product MNGFARRLGLGGKDKDKEPLSPIVPTQPEPGPQQPVPPQQQPLPPQQQQQQQQQSPIVPPINPAVIDGKALTNGIRSPTTPTGVDDSTIRQRPPRSSSKSSAVVSPPPRPVVNTKAKAKTKSTQQSKDDLLMSLLASEAVMDSRTSEILSAEQVEELKKEDALLQSRFASSTKKLALETKMRDAARSLTTLNATNKSASKQTQEQLEEAIQRLEAAQADHMQIQTRHAEVQRKLLEHRAGVLSAALRKTDESLSVPPSSTMSPTDSSRTSLSKFDGAHFFAGHAESTGGPPMPMRAGPSPQDILRMKQAEETAKAATKRATELSRDLGLLKLEKAEAETRAALDIQQAEEQVAELRSQIGKLTSKSQAWEKEREELLEDVAQRDKEIEELQDKLNAAERQGGKAGGASATEVEAELEGARKAIRGIVRTHRINMQQFASAEGESGVFSVANMVAAIGSHIEFLDETRKGLEKAKREAESESQDAKQAKEKMLAQLDESRQDTQESLRQIATLERQMMEQTDRIVELSRSESSGMANIQTTSAELNQIMSVLIALWAILPSAEGRAAKLSNTQQNRDPLAPHVLGSPRTLRPANAPPLISDADIKSLRQLYDPNGPFLSPPPPGKFSIDAFNAKVRALVADDRAIIERLIKFATTHELLKTNAEKAQKLAQESTISLKTYQDQVQTLEERNNTMASRQTALIEELEQIQAGYEELLEIKAQLEIDAARQAEVCANLTEANNTLSASALSLANESSTSVVAARAKLETEAAALKKKSDELEAELDRVRGAEQSQRIALLDELNAMQTENTNLRNQIRALQSK